A single genomic interval of Neisseria leonii harbors:
- a CDS encoding DUF2846 domain-containing protein — MAACAGGPLATVEADAAAKKFVAPSDNTANLYIYRNESFGGAINMNIFIDNQRVATTGPKTYIMKNLPAGAHKVEGVAAEGTSILNIDLLPNTIKFVWQEVKMGIFGARNKLQEVSAEEGMKGVQESKLLLHDK; from the coding sequence TTGGCTGCCTGTGCAGGCGGACCACTGGCCACAGTGGAGGCAGATGCTGCCGCGAAAAAATTTGTTGCACCGTCTGATAATACCGCTAATTTATATATCTACCGCAACGAATCGTTCGGTGGCGCGATTAATATGAATATCTTCATTGATAATCAGCGTGTTGCAACCACAGGGCCGAAAACATATATCATGAAAAACTTGCCGGCCGGTGCGCATAAAGTCGAGGGGGTGGCCGCAGAAGGAACCAGTATTTTAAATATCGACTTATTGCCCAATACGATTAAATTTGTGTGGCAGGAAGTGAAAATGGGCATTTTCGGTGCCCGAAATAAACTTCAAGAAGTATCGGCAGAAGAAGGCATGAAAGGTGTGCAGGAAAGCAAATTGCTGCTGCACGACAAATAA
- a CDS encoding protein MIGRI — translation MIGRLLKLFLLASLAVLIFQCLLGRRHKRALHETVQTSALICLSASALALAWYYFLAA, via the coding sequence ATGATCGGCCGTTTGTTGAAACTTTTCCTGCTGGCATCGCTGGCCGTACTGATTTTCCAATGCCTGCTCGGGCGGCGGCATAAACGTGCGCTGCATGAAACCGTACAGACAAGTGCCCTGATCTGTCTGAGTGCCTCTGCGCTTGCGCTGGCATGGTATTATTTTTTGGCTGCTTAG